The Chengkuizengella sediminis genome contains the following window.
TCTTTGTGATGATGCGATATAAAGAGTACAAAGATCATCACCCGATGGATGCATTACTGTTGGCGAAACAACAGATTGGAAAAGTTGTGATCGCAGCTGCGTTTATCTTATGTGGTACATTTGCGGCCATGTATCCAGCCAATGTATTATCTTTAACGCAAATTGCGACTGTGGTAATTATCGGTTTGTTCCTTCTCACGTTTGTGATGATACCGATGCTTATTCCTGGGTTATTCGCAATTAGAATGAAACTTAGCAAGCAACAGTCAAAATTAACAAAATAACTTTAACGACAAAGAGGGTGTCCAAAGATTACGCCACTTTCTTTTTCAAGAATAATATGTTCACATCCATAAACTTTCTAGCTCCTGTATTTGTTTTTCTAGATTTTGTCTGTTGATAGTGATTTTTATTGAGTTAAAAATTATATAATTTCAAGAGCAGAAAAACAGGAGTTTATCCTGTTTTCTTGCTACTTGATTTAAAATCTTCATTATATACGGGTTCTTTTAAACTAATTTTTTTACTGCTTCAATTGCATTTTGATAATTTGGATGATCGGTAATTTCAACTAAGTATTCTGCATATTGAATAATATCATTAACATCTATAACAAAAATTGAACGCAAATCCAAACCTATTTCTTTAATTAAAACCCCATAAGCTTCGCCAAATACATTGGTTTTATAATCAGATAAAGTAACTACCTTATCAACTCCAGCAACTCCGCACCAGCGAGTTTGTGATAATGGAGTGTCAGCACTGATTGTTAAAATAACAACATCTTCGCCTAATTGTGCAGCTTCTTCATTAAAACGGCGTGTTTGAGCATCACATACCCCTGTTTCCAATGAAGGGACAACACTAATCAACTTAACCTTACCTGCGTATTCTGAAAGTGATACCTCTGTAAATAAATCTTTGTTTACTTTAAAATCAGGTGCTCTATCTCCAACTTTTAATTCAGGTCCAATTAATGTTAGAGGACTACCTTTAAATGTTGCTACTCCTGTACGTTCTTGCGTCACAATCAATTCCTCCTTATAGGTGAACATTTGTTATAAAACATATTGTTAATTAATTAACACATTGTTGATTACACTATTATTATATTAGAAATAACTGATGATACAATATTCATTGTTAAGTAGTTTGTTTTATAAACGACATAGATCCATTCATTGTAGTTTAATATTCAAAAAAAAGATCGACATTTGTTTACATTATCAAGACAAATTAATAGATACAACAAAAAGAGTGAGTCGCTACATACATTAGCAACTCACTCTTTTTATGTTTGCTTTCGAACTTTTTCATAACCTCAACTCAATTCCATAATTTTTTTCAAAACATGTTTCATAAACCCCCACACATTGATAAAAGGTTTGGTCATATTGACCATCATCTTCTATAGACCAACAAGTAGATAATACAGTATGACAATACCCCCATAACAAAATACGTTTCTTATTTAAACCCAGTACCTCAGTAAATATGTCTATCCTTTTTTCTATAATTTCTAATTTATCTTCATTAAGAGGTAAATTATTGTTCAAATATTGTATTAAATCATATTCGAGTTCACCTATTAACCCTTTAGGATCAATAATTTTCTAGTTCTCATGATCACTAGCAAGTATATTGTAATGATGGAAATCCCCATGAAGAAGTTTAGGTTGTTTGATTGTTTGATTGAGTTTGACAAATAACCGCAAAGCTTTTTTTAATACTATGTGTGAAAAAGGTCCAAATCCGTTTGTATGTTTTTTTACGATATCCTGCAGTGACTGCTCTTTGTAAATAAATTCAAAGCTTCTAATTCATTTAAAAACCCTTCACCTGGGATACAAATTTTTATTACTGCTTCACTCCCGTTATTAAACTTAACGGGTGCAACATAGTTAACAGAGAGAGTATATGGTTGTTCAATTTCGAAAGACCATTTTTGTTCACAATCTTTAATTATATTCGGTAATTTTTGTAACCAGATTTCACCATGCTTTTTAAAATATAATCGTACTAATCGAACAAAATTTTCTTGCAATTGCATGTATGGTTTCTCCCTTATGATATCTATTATTTCTTTTTATTTATTACAGCCATTGTACATCTTGAAATACAAACTAAATTATCTTCTTCATCCACAATTTTTATATCCCATACCATTGTTTTTTTCCCACGATGATAGGTTGTACCAATTGCTTTTACTTTCCCATTTCTTACTGCTTTAATATGATTTGCGTTAATTTCTAAACCTACCGCGTTTTCATTTTCTTGATCAATTAAAAAAAATGTACCGATGCTTGCAACCGTTTCTGCTAAAGCGACAGATGCACCTCCGTGTAATATTCCAAATGGTTGATGAGTTCTCTCATCAACAGGCATCGTTCCAACGATTCGTTCTTCTGAAATTTCAATAATTTCAATCCCAAGATTAGATACTAACGTATTCTCAAAGCTCAAAGAGTCTGCCATTGGTCAATTCCTCCCTTTATTTAATCTTTAACTATAGTTTACATCATTTTCCTAGTTTGTGTTTAGGAAAATTTCTTTTTTTCATTGACTTAATTACAAACTCAGAGTAAAATTTAAATACAAACCGACGGTCGGTTTGTTAAGGAGGTAATTTAAGTTGGATTTAAAACAAAAAATTATTAAAACCGCATATGAATTATTCGCTGAAAAAGGAGTTGAAAAGACAACTGTTTCTGAGATCATTGAATTGGCTGGGAGTTCAAAAGGTGGTTTTTATC
Protein-coding sequences here:
- a CDS encoding aminoglycoside phosphotransferase family protein, with protein sequence MIDPKGLIGELEYDLIQYLNNNLPLNEDKLEIIEKRIDIFTEVLGLNKKRILLWGYCHTVLSTCWSIEDDGQYDQTFYQCVGVYETCFEKNYGIELRL
- the tpx gene encoding thiol peroxidase; this translates as MTQERTGVATFKGSPLTLIGPELKVGDRAPDFKVNKDLFTEVSLSEYAGKVKLISVVPSLETGVCDAQTRRFNEEAAQLGEDVVILTISADTPLSQTRWCGVAGVDKVVTLSDYKTNVFGEAYGVLIKEIGLDLRSIFVIDVNDIIQYAEYLVEITDHPNYQNAIEAVKKLV
- a CDS encoding hotdog fold thioesterase, which produces MADSLSFENTLVSNLGIEIIEISEERIVGTMPVDERTHQPFGILHGGASVALAETVASIGTFFLIDQENENAVGLEINANHIKAVRNGKVKAIGTTYHRGKKTMVWDIKIVDEEDNLVCISRCTMAVINKKK